One genomic region from Prunus persica cultivar Lovell chromosome G3, Prunus_persica_NCBIv2, whole genome shotgun sequence encodes:
- the LOC18779920 gene encoding E3 ubiquitin-protein ligase ATL41: MSSSLHPNPMRLLNDEDESRRIYDEFHKNPYDLNSKIMLTAIISLSVVVLLVIVLHTYARCVLRRQALRRASMRHHLGSTMAHVHLAEQPKTGLEPSIIAALPTFVFTRVDGQDDGGANAIECAVCLSMLDHDEVARLLPNCKHSFHVECIDTWLNSHTTCPICRTEAQPRLQPEPREDPVAGGPTAPPLEPPLNSAFPSYMEGTSDGAAQSSSGTKANGSISRLSSFRRMLSRDRSSRRIQSCGQEDGIEDLERQ; this comes from the coding sequence ATGTCTTCCTCCTTACACCCAAATCCGATGCGCCTCCTAAACGACGAAGACGAGAGTCGTCGAATTTATGATGAATTTCACAAAAACCCGTACGACTTGAACAGCAAGATCATGCTCACAGCCATCATCTCATTATCTGTCGTCGTTTTGTTAGTGATCGTGCTTCACACCTACGCAAGGTGTGTCCTCCGACGCCAGGCGCTTCGCCGCGCCTCCATGCGTCATCATCTAGGCTCGACCATGGCTCATGTCCACTTGGCGGAACAGCCCAAGACCGGCCTGGAGCCCTCCATCATTGCCGCCTTGCCCACTTTCGTTTTCACACGTGTGGACGGCCAGGACGACGGAGGAGCCAACGCAATAGAGTGCGCAGTGTGCTTGAGCATGTTAGATCATGATGAGGTGGCAAGGCTGCTTCCAAATTGCAAGCATAGTTTCCATGTGGAGTGCATAGACACGTGGCTGAATTCCCACACTACCTGCCCTATTTGCCGGACAGAGGCACAGCCGCGTCTCCAGCCTGAGCCACGGGAGGATCCGGTGGCAGGTGGGCCCACGGCTCCGCCTCTGGAGCCGCCATTGAATTCCGCGTTTCCATCATATATGGAAGGGACATCAGATGGTGCTGCCCAGTCCAGCTCTGGTACGAAAGCGAATGGCTCGATTTCGAGGTTGAGTTCTTTCAGAAGAATGCTTAGCAGGGACAGATCTTCAAGAAGGATTCAATCTTGTGGCCAAGAGGATGGTATAGAAGATTTAGAGAGACAGTGA
- the LOC18779362 gene encoding transcription factor TCP4, whose protein sequence is MGMKSAGGGGGGGGEIIQVQGGHIVRSTGRKDRHSKVYTAKGPRDRRVRLSAHTAIQFYDVQDRLGYDRPSKAVDWLIKKAKSSIDKLAELPPWHPITGVAANNAEPDQSNPNEMVIAGGAEQTESSGYNFHQLQRQMGENNNNHQANNVSSFNIPPSLDSDTIADTMKSFFPTSSAATSSINFQSYPPDHDLISRTTNLNPCQDLGLSLHSFQDQGLNIHHTHSQQSQGDTNHNNDQIQTLFAAGAGGSTVGFDTSYQRMVAWSNQNRGGDGGFVFNSHSQALPQQAYAHAQGGTLQSSFSPSVSARAWNDSSIFGTQQRTQQQQQQQPMIHHSSIFGTRFASDGGLPVFCIPTRIDAEEADNGGVPDRPSSTSSPNSTHH, encoded by the coding sequence atgggAATGAAGAGCGCTGGAGGAGGAggcggaggaggaggagagattATACAAGTTCAAGGAGGCCACATTGTTCGATCCACCGGCCGCAAAGACCGCCACAGCAAGGTCTACACCGCCAAAGGCCCCCGAGACCGCCGCGTCCGGTTGTCTGCCCACACCGCCATCCAATTCTACGATGTTCAAGACCGCCTCGGCTATGACCGCCCTAGCAAAGCGGTTGACTGGCTCATCAAGAAAGCAAAATCCTCCATTGACAAGCTTGCTGAGCTTCCTCCTTGGCACCCTATCACTGGTGTTGCAGCAAACAATGCTGAGCCCGatcaatccaatccaaatgAAATGGTGATTGCAGGAGGAGCAGAGCAAACAGAGTCCTCTGGCTACAATTTCCACCAGCTGCAGAGGCAAATGGGTGAGAATAACAACAACCACCAAGCAAATAATGTTTCAAGCTTCAACATTCCTCCATCTCTAGACTCAGACACCATAGCTGACACCATGAAATCATTCTTCCCCACAAGCTCAGCAGCCACTTCATCCATCAATTTCCAAAGCTACCCACCTGATCATGATCTGATTTCAAGAACCACCAACCTAAACCCTTGCCAAGACCTTGGCCTCTCTCTCCACTCTTTCCAAGACCAAGGCCTAAACATCCATCACACTCACAGCCAGCAATCCCAAGGAGACACCAACCACAACAACGATCAGATTCAGACCCTTTTCGCCGCCGGGGCGGGAGGATCAACGGTGGGATTTGACACTAGTTATCAGAGAATGGTGGCATGGAGCAATCAGAACAGAGGAGGTGATGGTGGATTTGTATTCAACTCACACTCACAAGCATTGCCACAGCAAGCATATGCTCATGCTCAGGGGGGTACCCTTCAGTCCAGTTTTTCGCCATCAGTTTCAGCTCGGGCCTGGAACGATTCTTCTATCTTTGGCACACAGCAGAGaacacagcagcagcagcagcagcagccaaTGATTCACCATTCTTCAATCTTTGGCACCCGCTTCGCCTCTGATGGCGGCTTGCCTGTGTTCTGCATCCCGACGCGTATTGACGCTGAGGAGGCGGATAATGGCGGTGTTCCAGATCGACCATCATCCACTTCCTCTCCCAATTCCACCCACCATTGA